The Drosophila mauritiana strain mau12 chromosome 2R, ASM438214v1, whole genome shotgun sequence genome has a segment encoding these proteins:
- the LOC117136956 gene encoding uncharacterized protein LOC117136956 isoform X4 — translation MSESEPNSLEFIEDPYLPSIDDLTSTPSLDVETNEAVLDWYGDGQEESEAELYLRNLTLDQIFYDVDSDYTNSLELQAVEADFIAAKLANQAPSSSMAKRFRLKFFAKRTMRDVKVTFIDFSKPYLAKISNSDNYKRFLNIGHRSRVYNTANLSEPASPANSVASAEIAAEFAALSVEEKEQRRAEWSQELARVEEEINTLRTVLASKTRHASDLKRKLGITVWKEVTDDMNQGLKNLKESTVYQRTESVLKSTGEKTASVFGSITSGISSKLSQMKNSESMRSIEASVGSAYENVKVSYEHNNFMCQSHATKVTSRSGSVSSFPDALDENNTSSGLNSPTDSLTK, via the exons ATGAGCGAATCGGAACCGAATAGCCTGGAGTTCATTGAAGACCCCTATCTGCCAAGCATCGATGATCTCACCAGCACACCGTCACTGGATGTGGAAACGAATGAAGCCGTCTTGGACTGGTATGGCGATGGGCAGGAGGAGAGCGAGGCTGAGCTATATCTGCGTAATCTGACGCTAGACCAGATATTCTACGATGTGGATTCGGACTACACCAACAGCCTGGAACTGCAGGCAGTGGAGGCGGACTTCATTGCCGCCAAGTTGGCCAATCAAGCGCCATCGTCTTCGATGGCCAAACGCTTCCGCTTGAAGTTCTTTGCCAAGCGAACCATGCGCGACGTTAAGGTCACGTTCATAGACTTCTCCAAACCGTATCTGGCCAAAATATCGAACAGTGATAACTACAAGAGATTCCTCAACATTGGGCATAGAAGTAGAG TTT ATAATACAGCCAACCTGTCGGAGCCAGCATCTCCAGCTAATTCTGTGGCATCCGCAGAAATTGCCGCCGAGTTCGCTGCGCTCTCCGTCGAGGAGAAGGAGCAGCGTCGGGCTGAGTGGAGTCAG GAGCTCGCCCGCGTTGAGGAAGAGATCAACACGCTGCGAACCGTCCTAGCCTCCAAGACGCGCCATGCCTCCGATCTCAAGCGCAAGCTGGGCATCACCGTCTGGAAGGAGGTGACGGACGACATGAACCAGGGCCTTAAGAACCTCAAGGAGAGCACTGT ATACCAACGCACTGAGTCGGTTCTAAAGTCCACGGGCGAGAAGACCGCCTCGGTGTTTGGCAGCATCACCAGTGGCATTTCGTCGAAACTGTCGCAAATGAAAAACTCCGAATCGATGCGTTCTATCGAGGCTTCGGTGGGCTCTGCCTACGAGAACGTTAAAGTAAGCTATGAACACAACAATTTTATGTGCCAATCTCATGCG ACCAAGGTGACATCCCGCTCGGGCTCGGTATCCAGTTTCCCAGATGCTCTGGACGAAAACAACACATCCTCGGGTCTGAATTCACCCACAGACTCGCTCACTAAATAG